One Pseudobacteroides sp. genomic region harbors:
- a CDS encoding CotH kinase family protein → MKRFLKLIAASTCLVFSLLCISPVRINAADVARPQGWTEETHSKKADPNYQVVFPEDKVNRIDITISSQNYNTMETNVKSLNMMSTTDPIYVPATVKFNGYTWTNVGVRYKGSSTLFTPLQSGKHKLPLHLKFDKFEDQYPEIDNQRFYGFQDLKLSNCWYDPSFIRDKLTSDIFRSAGVPTARGAFYRVYIDSGSGPVYWGLYTGFEDVANKMLDTQFGSDEGNLYKGLAASTGFGMGTASNGADLTVFKKEGYEKKTNEDADDWSDLQALVTALNAPRSNAATWRANLEKVFNVNLFLRWLAINTAITNFDTYGWVTKNHYLYQDVADNGRMVYIPWDFNLSLTEDPFGMMGMPGMGGLPGMPGMGTIPATLSLNEIGNNWPLIRYLIDDLVYKNIYHYEMKNAMSTCFNQATITAKMSQLHEMIRPFTVGAEGEKSPYSFLTNGATQFNQGLTDLKNLVTKRHSAVNSYLAGITISPTPAASATPTPTPTKASPTPTKASPTNTLSGWAEDVNQDRTVNMSDVILIAQSFGKILGESGYAVKCDINKDNSINMSDVILIGLKFGKTY, encoded by the coding sequence ATGAAAAGATTTTTAAAATTAATTGCTGCATCAACCTGTTTGGTGTTTTCTCTTTTATGCATCAGCCCAGTCAGGATTAATGCAGCAGATGTTGCCAGACCGCAGGGGTGGACGGAAGAAACCCACAGCAAAAAGGCGGATCCTAATTATCAAGTGGTTTTCCCTGAGGATAAGGTAAACCGTATTGACATTACTATCAGTTCACAAAACTATAATACAATGGAAACTAATGTAAAATCCTTGAATATGATGAGTACTACAGACCCCATATATGTGCCGGCTACCGTAAAATTTAACGGTTATACCTGGACTAATGTGGGCGTAAGATATAAAGGGTCAAGTACGCTATTTACTCCATTGCAAAGCGGAAAGCATAAACTTCCCTTACATTTAAAATTCGACAAATTTGAAGATCAATATCCTGAGATTGACAATCAGAGATTTTATGGATTCCAGGACCTTAAGCTTAGTAATTGTTGGTATGACCCTTCTTTTATAAGGGACAAACTCACAAGTGATATTTTCCGTTCAGCAGGTGTTCCGACAGCCCGTGGTGCATTTTACAGGGTGTACATAGATAGCGGCAGTGGTCCTGTATACTGGGGATTGTATACTGGATTTGAGGATGTTGCCAATAAGATGCTTGATACTCAATTTGGAAGCGATGAGGGGAATTTGTACAAAGGCCTTGCAGCTTCAACTGGATTTGGTATGGGGACAGCATCAAACGGAGCTGATTTGACAGTATTCAAAAAGGAAGGCTATGAGAAGAAGACCAACGAAGATGCCGATGACTGGAGCGATCTGCAGGCACTTGTTACAGCACTTAATGCTCCTAGGTCCAATGCAGCAACATGGAGAGCAAACCTTGAAAAAGTTTTTAATGTCAATCTTTTTCTCCGCTGGCTTGCAATAAATACTGCAATTACGAACTTTGATACTTACGGCTGGGTAACCAAGAACCATTATTTGTATCAGGATGTTGCGGATAATGGACGAATGGTATATATTCCATGGGATTTCAATTTGTCACTTACCGAAGATCCATTCGGCATGATGGGTATGCCTGGTATGGGCGGTCTTCCCGGTATGCCTGGTATGGGAACTATACCTGCTACACTTTCCTTAAATGAAATCGGAAATAATTGGCCTTTGATTCGCTATTTGATAGATGATCTGGTTTACAAAAACATTTATCACTACGAGATGAAGAATGCAATGAGCACTTGCTTTAATCAAGCAACTATAACAGCGAAAATGAGCCAGCTTCATGAAATGATACGGCCATTTACAGTAGGGGCTGAAGGCGAAAAAAGCCCATACAGCTTCCTGACAAATGGGGCAACGCAGTTTAATCAAGGACTTACAGATCTTAAAAACCTCGTAACTAAGCGTCATAGTGCGGTTAACAGCTACCTTGCGGGAATAACAATTTCTCCAACACCGGCAGCATCTGCAACTCCAACGCCGACGCCGACAAAAGCAAGTCCTACACCTACTAAGGCAAGTCCGACAAATACACTTTCGGGCTGGGCGGAAGATGTTAACCAAGACAGGACAGTAAACATGTCGGATGTTATATTGATAGCACAAAGTTTTGGGAAAATCCTAGGAGAAAGCGGCTATGCTGTAAAGTGCGATATAAATAAAGATAATTCAATTAACATGTCAGATGTTATTTTGATTGGATTAAAGTTTGGCAAAACTTATTAA
- a CDS encoding ATP-binding protein — MINKISFFKKYVLILFIIIGTVIYLYLWQKNYGPVQPTAHQGYLDLSDWNFGKNGNVRLDGEWEFYWNRLLTPNDLVEPKTSTLTGYIKVPSDWQGSIGNVRLSDKGAATYRLKVHLGNGLAAAGIKTTSIRMSSRIFIDGTEVLSSGNPALYKKDGYVMANTPYSATFYPKDRDIEIIVQVADFDYKKGGIVQSIYLGNQKNIYMLSVRNNFLNGFLAACLFITGLYYFFVFLGRRKDLSILYYSLYAFTFSLFESLYGEKILLQMFESLSDRYDILVKIHNVLLHLTIIFVCLFAKKIAEKAIPKWFIKSILILFGGYCVFFILFPLSTASEFQNIALLLGMAAYVFIIIVFLSAIIKKQYGALEKSELIRLVVAFTCVLLYFADGTLYLNNVKSDNYVGYMFMIVFIGTVFSLLSKQYNKSFNTLETMNIRLLELDKLKDAFLANTSHELRTPLNGIINITNSVMESSRGTLGAMQEKNLQIVISAARRLYNLINDILDISNLKNGEIRLYKRPVDLHSVVGMTLYVLSQLKGDKEIEFINNIPEGIPPVQADAERLRQIFYNLIGNALKFTQHGYIEVGAAIKNDYAEIWVTDTGSGIPQDKLEDIFKHFFQVDSTETREAGGTGLGLSITKTLIELHGGSIWVRSEEGKGSRFLFTLPLSRESKADMHVESIIRTLNKTDEISGLTSPEEKEKRTYSILAVDDDPASLTALFNILDNEGYYVKAVTSGEELLKEIERQSRYNLVILDVMMPRISGFEVLKKIRQRFQPMDIPVLMLTAKARPEDLQAGFEAGANDYLSKPFEALELKARVRTLVQLKESVNGMVTTELSFLQAQIKPHFLYNSLSVIAALSTREPQRTKELLYDLADYLRGSFNFENFAGVTPIASELATVRAYISIEKERFRGKLKVEYDIDETIDISVPMLAIQPLVENAIRHGILKKPQGGMVRLGVKKSQKAIIISVQDDGIGIPPEKLSELFQEKNPKTGVGLRNIQRRMILYYGQGLDIQSIVGQGTTVTMKIFNSNRGDEV, encoded by the coding sequence GTGATAAATAAAATCAGTTTTTTTAAAAAATATGTTCTGATTCTATTTATAATAATTGGTACAGTAATTTATTTGTATTTATGGCAAAAAAACTATGGACCTGTTCAGCCCACAGCCCACCAAGGCTACCTTGACTTGTCTGATTGGAACTTTGGCAAAAACGGTAATGTCAGACTGGATGGAGAATGGGAATTTTATTGGAACAGGCTTCTTACACCCAATGATTTAGTTGAGCCAAAAACAAGTACTCTTACGGGATATATTAAGGTGCCTTCCGATTGGCAGGGCAGCATAGGAAATGTACGGCTTTCTGATAAGGGAGCTGCTACCTATAGATTGAAGGTTCACTTGGGGAATGGCCTGGCGGCAGCTGGGATAAAAACCACCAGTATCCGTATGTCCAGCCGTATTTTCATTGATGGCACTGAAGTTTTGTCCAGTGGAAATCCGGCTTTGTACAAAAAAGATGGATATGTTATGGCAAATACACCCTATTCTGCGACCTTCTATCCAAAAGACAGGGACATAGAAATTATCGTTCAGGTTGCTGACTTTGACTATAAGAAAGGTGGCATAGTACAAAGTATCTACTTAGGAAATCAAAAGAACATTTACATGTTGTCGGTACGCAATAACTTTTTAAATGGCTTTTTAGCTGCTTGCCTGTTTATTACAGGGCTGTATTACTTTTTTGTGTTTTTGGGAAGGCGAAAAGACCTGAGCATATTGTATTATAGTTTATATGCATTTACATTTTCATTATTTGAAAGCTTATATGGTGAGAAAATCCTTCTTCAGATGTTTGAAAGCCTGTCAGATCGATATGATATACTGGTAAAGATTCATAATGTATTGCTTCATTTGACAATAATTTTCGTTTGCTTGTTTGCTAAAAAAATTGCAGAAAAAGCAATACCGAAGTGGTTTATAAAATCAATCCTTATATTGTTCGGCGGATATTGTGTGTTTTTTATACTGTTTCCTCTTTCTACAGCATCTGAATTTCAGAACATAGCCCTGCTATTAGGTATGGCAGCCTATGTATTTATAATTATCGTGTTTTTATCAGCTATTATAAAAAAGCAATATGGGGCTCTCGAGAAATCCGAGCTTATACGTTTGGTTGTGGCTTTTACCTGTGTGTTGTTATATTTTGCTGATGGCACATTGTATCTGAATAATGTCAAAAGTGACAACTATGTTGGATATATGTTTATGATAGTCTTTATTGGCACGGTATTCTCTCTGCTTTCAAAGCAGTATAACAAGTCATTTAATACTTTAGAGACTATGAACATCCGACTTCTTGAACTGGACAAGCTTAAGGATGCTTTCTTGGCTAACACTTCCCATGAACTGCGTACGCCGCTGAACGGTATTATCAATATCACCAATTCGGTCATGGAAAGCAGCCGTGGAACACTTGGAGCAATGCAGGAGAAAAACCTTCAGATAGTTATATCTGCGGCACGGAGATTATACAACCTTATCAATGATATTCTGGATATATCAAACTTGAAAAATGGAGAAATCCGGCTATATAAAAGGCCTGTTGATCTGCATTCGGTAGTAGGTATGACACTATATGTATTAAGCCAGCTTAAAGGCGACAAGGAGATAGAATTTATCAACAACATACCCGAAGGAATTCCTCCTGTCCAGGCAGATGCTGAACGCTTGCGTCAGATTTTTTACAATCTGATAGGAAACGCCCTTAAATTTACTCAGCATGGGTATATTGAGGTGGGTGCAGCTATAAAGAATGATTATGCAGAGATTTGGGTCACGGATACAGGCAGCGGAATTCCACAGGACAAACTTGAGGACATCTTCAAGCACTTCTTTCAGGTAGATTCTACTGAAACAAGGGAAGCAGGGGGGACAGGACTTGGCCTTTCCATAACAAAAACACTGATAGAACTTCATGGCGGAAGCATTTGGGTGAGATCGGAAGAAGGAAAAGGAAGCAGGTTTTTATTCACACTGCCTTTGAGTAGGGAATCTAAAGCTGATATGCATGTGGAAAGTATAATCAGAACACTAAATAAAACAGATGAAATTTCAGGTTTAACTTCACCTGAAGAGAAAGAAAAAAGAACATATTCAATCCTTGCGGTGGACGATGATCCTGCAAGTCTTACTGCATTATTCAACATTCTTGATAACGAAGGCTATTATGTAAAAGCAGTGACAAGTGGAGAAGAACTTTTAAAGGAGATTGAAAGACAAAGCAGGTACAACCTTGTTATATTGGACGTCATGATGCCGAGAATATCAGGCTTTGAAGTGTTGAAAAAAATCCGGCAGCGGTTTCAGCCCATGGATATACCGGTACTTATGCTCACAGCAAAAGCAAGGCCGGAGGATTTACAAGCAGGATTTGAAGCCGGGGCCAATGATTATCTTTCAAAACCATTTGAGGCCTTAGAGCTAAAGGCAAGAGTAAGAACCCTTGTACAACTTAAAGAATCAGTCAATGGAATGGTTACCACAGAATTATCCTTTTTACAGGCACAGATTAAACCTCATTTCCTATATAATTCTTTAAGTGTAATAGCTGCACTCAGTACGCGAGAGCCTCAGCGGACAAAGGAGCTTCTTTATGATCTGGCAGATTATCTGAGAGGAAGCTTTAACTTTGAAAACTTTGCAGGAGTGACTCCCATTGCCAGCGAGCTTGCGACAGTCCGTGCTTATATTTCCATTGAAAAGGAACGCTTCAGAGGCAAGCTGAAAGTAGAATATGACATAGATGAAACCATTGATATTTCAGTTCCCATGCTTGCAATTCAACCACTGGTTGAAAATGCCATACGTCATGGCATACTGAAAAAGCCACAAGGCGGTATGGTGAGGCTCGGTGTGAAAAAGAGCCAAAAAGCTATCATTATTTCAGTACAGGATGATGGTATTGGTATCCCGCCCGAAAAACTATCGGAACTGTTTCAAGAAAAAAATCCAAAGACAGGAGTGGGACTTAGGAATATCCAGCGGAGGATGATACTTTACTATGGTCAGGGACTGGATATTCAGAGCATAGTAGGGCAAGGAACAACTGTAACAATGAAAATATTCAATTCGAATAGAGGTGATGAGGTATGA
- a CDS encoding response regulator, protein MIRAILVDDEHVILEELKMMLGDYKNIKVAGAYSDPLEALRELPSTKPDCAFLDIDMAGVTGIELAEKLCQINPHMEVLFVTAYNHYAAQAFDVNAIDYMLKPIRPERLNKAVEKLIMKVKNKSEMQSNVCNIRCFGSFEVSDGSRTIKWSRSKSKELLAYLLQHEGKGLTKYKLCDEQWAAYEPEQALAYLQTSVYALRKSLKEIGCKGINIEYNDDRYILRVKDVDWDVRQFDKAYEIFTQSGTIEAAKNAIQYYRGEYLEGEDWIWSDIVRESYICKFNELQKRLKPLVRI, encoded by the coding sequence ATGATTCGAGCAATATTAGTTGATGATGAGCATGTGATACTGGAAGAATTAAAGATGATGCTAGGTGATTATAAAAATATCAAGGTAGCAGGTGCATATTCAGATCCGTTGGAGGCACTGCGAGAGCTGCCTTCAACAAAACCGGACTGTGCATTCTTGGACATAGACATGGCTGGTGTAACCGGCATAGAGCTGGCAGAGAAGCTTTGTCAAATTAATCCCCACATGGAAGTGTTGTTTGTTACAGCCTACAATCATTATGCGGCACAGGCCTTTGACGTAAATGCAATTGACTATATGTTGAAACCTATACGCCCTGAACGGCTTAACAAAGCTGTTGAAAAGCTGATTATGAAGGTTAAAAATAAATCGGAAATGCAAAGCAACGTCTGCAATATACGCTGCTTCGGCTCCTTTGAGGTTTCTGATGGAAGCCGTACAATCAAATGGAGCCGCTCCAAATCAAAGGAGCTTCTTGCCTATCTTTTACAGCATGAAGGAAAGGGGCTGACAAAATATAAGCTTTGCGATGAGCAGTGGGCGGCGTATGAGCCGGAACAAGCTCTGGCTTATCTTCAGACCTCTGTATATGCCTTGAGAAAAAGCTTGAAGGAAATAGGGTGTAAAGGGATAAATATTGAGTATAACGATGACAGATATATTTTGAGGGTTAAGGATGTAGACTGGGATGTGAGGCAGTTTGATAAAGCATATGAAATATTTACTCAATCCGGCACCATTGAAGCGGCAAAAAACGCAATACAATACTATAGGGGTGAGTATCTTGAAGGTGAGGATTGGATCTGGTCAGATATTGTCCGAGAAAGCTATATTTGTAAATTCAATGAGCTGCAAAAGAGGCTTAAGCCTTTGGTGAGAATCTGA
- a CDS encoding bacterial Ig-like domain-containing protein, protein MNKVYQIRLKRIYVCIITILYLFTCFNFSSYGYGDNYTEITEGNFKYRIRNSTASLVQYFGTASSVTIPAKTNGGYPVTSIGDGYTDQSGSKTGYSTGMNYTGQANTTLTSVIIPEGVITIDDGAFYNCHTLANVSLPSTLTKIEFGAFVDCWELQTLSLPSSITYLGSNFIRGAPVNTLVIPHGVADIGTALRYSTVRTVTFLSGTTIIPDDYRTIYSGNSSGGSSDEFKTLIKGYAGSTAKAYAEKYPTLFKFQEIQKTLLSISLDSTNVKLNYKIGETLDITGLVVNGAYSDGSTQEVNITSANVSGFNSTQAATDKVLTVSVSGKSSTYKINVLTPNSLEITSPATKLDYNLGDTLDISGLEVVGKYSDDTTIPVNIAANNITGFNSSVAAESQTLTITAFGRTTTYNVKISGPQSIEVNTPATKSTYKLGESLDITGLTVRGIFSGDVEKDLSISQSDISGFDSSMPVNGQVITITIGDKTTTFTVDIIGPESISISVPAQRLIFPVGSTLDITGIEITANYSGDETKTINITKDNVTGFDSSTEVDGQILTITVAEKITSYTVDIKNPTSISVTGAASKLVYKIGESLDLSGLEVTGTYPGDITYVEPISPSHITGFDSSKITETQELTITYFGQTLNYTISVIGPDSISIKTLAAKLSYKTGESLDIAELAVEGTYSDFSKRIENITAENITGFDSSNLADTQTLTITFAEKTTTYDIQIIAPDSISITKPASKLSYTVGDKLDITGLEVTGTYPDSSTRVETISKNDITGFNSASAVKSQTLTITILGKIVTYTVSIVASPSNSSINNSVPTSIPTSTSTPTEAKATPNVKDEDKKKNLDDSSLIVIATTDTKGNASAKITQSEANTAINKALAKAVKDGKEASAKILFEVETPATANAVEVNIDKDSIKLIHEGKADSFTISSQVASISFDKKTFSTISNANLGDIKITASKVEASTLSPDTRQIVGDRPVYDFNVTSEEKTISQFGGNVAVSVPYSPKPEEDINAIVVYYINDKGVAEIVKNCKYEATTGKITFKTTHFSKYAIGYNKLSFSDVTSNAWYSDAVSFASSRGITVGNGNGKFEPESKLTRGQFIVMVMRAYNLKPDENWTENFKDAGNTYYSGYLSSAKRLGITNGIGNDLYAPNKEITRQEMFSMLYNILKKIEQLPAISDGENIERFGDSGNIATWAKEAMTLFVNNGIINSSNVKLNPQDLTNRAQMAQVIYNLSNMTL, encoded by the coding sequence ATGAATAAAGTATATCAAATCAGACTAAAACGTATTTATGTTTGCATAATAACCATCTTATATTTGTTTACATGTTTTAACTTTTCATCATATGGATATGGAGATAATTACACAGAAATAACAGAAGGAAATTTCAAGTATAGGATTAGAAATTCCACTGCTTCCCTTGTCCAATATTTTGGAACTGCTTCATCGGTTACCATACCAGCAAAAACAAATGGAGGGTATCCGGTTACAAGTATTGGTGATGGGTATACAGATCAGTCCGGAAGCAAAACTGGATACAGTACAGGTATGAATTATACAGGACAAGCAAACACTACATTGACTAGTGTGATAATACCGGAAGGTGTAATTACAATTGATGATGGTGCCTTTTATAACTGTCATACACTAGCAAATGTTTCCCTTCCTTCAACACTTACAAAAATTGAGTTTGGAGCTTTTGTTGATTGCTGGGAACTGCAAACACTTTCTCTTCCTTCCAGTATAACTTATTTGGGAAGTAATTTTATAAGAGGTGCACCCGTCAATACGCTGGTAATACCCCATGGGGTTGCTGATATCGGTACTGCTCTTAGATATTCAACAGTTAGAACAGTTACCTTTTTATCAGGAACTACAATAATACCGGATGATTATCGTACAATTTACAGTGGAAATTCTAGTGGAGGATCATCGGACGAATTTAAAACACTTATAAAAGGATATGCTGGTTCTACAGCAAAAGCCTATGCAGAAAAATATCCCACACTGTTCAAATTTCAAGAAATACAAAAAACACTGCTAAGCATCAGTCTTGATTCAACTAACGTCAAGTTAAACTATAAGATAGGCGAAACTTTAGATATTACAGGATTGGTTGTAAATGGTGCTTACTCCGACGGCAGCACTCAAGAGGTGAACATCACTTCAGCCAATGTATCAGGCTTCAACAGCACTCAGGCAGCAACAGATAAAGTATTGACTGTTAGCGTAAGCGGCAAATCCTCCACATACAAGATAAATGTTCTTACTCCTAACAGTTTGGAAATTACATCCCCTGCAACCAAGTTGGATTATAACCTAGGCGATACACTGGATATTTCTGGACTGGAAGTAGTTGGAAAGTATAGTGATGACACCACCATACCTGTTAACATTGCTGCAAATAATATAACAGGATTCAACAGCAGTGTGGCTGCCGAAAGTCAGACTTTGACCATTACAGCATTTGGCAGGACAACTACCTATAATGTTAAAATATCCGGTCCACAAAGCATAGAAGTCAATACACCAGCTACTAAATCAACATACAAATTAGGAGAATCTTTGGACATTACAGGACTAACCGTAAGAGGAATATTTTCCGGTGATGTTGAAAAGGATTTGAGCATTTCACAGTCCGATATATCAGGCTTTGACAGCAGTATGCCAGTTAACGGGCAGGTTATTACCATTACTATTGGTGACAAGACAACAACATTCACTGTTGATATTATAGGTCCTGAGAGCATATCCATATCTGTTCCTGCACAAAGACTGATTTTTCCGGTTGGGAGCACATTGGACATCACGGGAATTGAAATAACTGCAAATTATAGTGGTGATGAGACAAAAACCATAAATATTACTAAAGACAACGTAACCGGGTTTGATAGTTCAACAGAAGTAGATGGTCAGATATTAACCATAACAGTTGCAGAAAAAATAACCTCATATACTGTTGATATAAAAAATCCCACAAGTATATCAGTAACCGGAGCTGCTTCCAAGTTAGTATATAAAATTGGAGAATCATTGGATTTATCAGGTCTTGAAGTAACTGGAACCTATCCCGGTGATATAACATATGTTGAGCCTATATCACCTTCCCATATAACCGGTTTTGACAGCTCTAAAATAACTGAGACTCAAGAGCTTACAATTACATATTTCGGACAAACATTGAATTACACTATAAGTGTAATTGGACCTGACAGTATTTCCATAAAAACTCTGGCTGCAAAATTAAGCTATAAAACCGGAGAAAGCCTGGACATAGCAGAACTGGCAGTAGAGGGCACTTATAGCGATTTCAGTAAGAGGATTGAAAATATTACTGCGGAGAATATAACAGGATTTGATAGTTCAAACTTGGCAGATACTCAAACACTCACCATAACCTTTGCCGAAAAGACAACAACTTATGATATACAAATAATAGCTCCCGACAGTATTTCCATAACTAAACCCGCCTCAAAACTGAGTTATACAGTTGGTGATAAACTTGACATTACAGGACTTGAAGTAACAGGCACATATCCTGACAGCAGCACAAGAGTAGAAACCATATCAAAAAATGATATTACAGGATTCAATAGTGCCTCGGCGGTCAAAAGTCAAACCCTTACAATTACTATATTAGGGAAAATAGTAACTTATACAGTATCTATAGTTGCTTCTCCATCAAATTCATCAATTAACAATAGTGTTCCTACCAGCATTCCAACTTCTACATCAACACCGACTGAGGCAAAAGCCACACCAAACGTAAAGGATGAAGACAAAAAGAAAAACCTGGATGATTCTTCGTTAATTGTAATTGCTACTACTGATACCAAAGGCAATGCATCAGCTAAAATTACACAATCTGAGGCGAATACTGCCATCAATAAGGCACTAGCTAAAGCTGTCAAGGATGGGAAAGAAGCGTCCGCTAAAATTTTGTTTGAAGTGGAAACACCTGCAACAGCCAATGCAGTGGAAGTCAATATAGACAAAGATTCAATAAAGCTAATACATGAAGGTAAAGCCGATTCCTTTACTATTTCATCCCAGGTTGCTTCTATTTCATTCGATAAAAAGACATTTTCAACTATTTCAAATGCAAATTTGGGTGATATAAAAATTACAGCTTCAAAGGTTGAAGCATCAACATTATCTCCGGATACCCGACAAATTGTAGGAGATAGACCTGTATATGATTTCAATGTTACAAGTGAAGAAAAAACCATATCACAATTTGGAGGAAATGTGGCTGTATCAGTTCCTTATTCACCAAAGCCGGAAGAAGATATCAATGCAATAGTGGTTTATTACATAAATGATAAAGGTGTGGCAGAAATAGTTAAAAACTGCAAATACGAAGCCACAACAGGTAAGATCACATTTAAAACCACACATTTCTCAAAATATGCTATTGGCTATAACAAATTAAGTTTCTCCGATGTGACAAGTAATGCTTGGTATAGTGATGCAGTAAGCTTTGCATCATCAAGAGGAATCACTGTTGGTAACGGTAATGGTAAATTTGAACCGGAAAGCAAATTAACAAGAGGTCAATTTATTGTTATGGTTATGAGAGCATATAATTTAAAACCGGATGAGAATTGGACAGAAAATTTCAAGGATGCAGGAAACACATACTATTCCGGATATCTTTCTTCGGCTAAAAGGCTTGGTATAACTAATGGAATCGGAAATGACTTATATGCTCCTAATAAAGAAATAACAAGACAAGAAATGTTTTCTATGTTATATAATATATTAAAGAAAATTGAACAATTACCTGCAATTTCAGATGGTGAAAACATTGAACGCTTCGGTGATTCCGGTAATATCGCTACTTGGGCAAAGGAAGCAATGACTCTGTTCGTAAATAATGGAATCATTAACAGCAGTAATGTAAAGCTTAACCCTCAAGATTTGACAAATAGAGCACAAATGGCACAGGTTATTTATAATCTGTCAAATATGACTTTGTGA
- a CDS encoding DUF2304 domain-containing protein: protein MIMNIYLFSVIFSIMFLLIVVELVRKNKLSEKYSLLWIFFGVVILMLSVSPVSIEKISMLINIKYAPSVLFVFGLLFLILYSLQITIVVSNQSKRIIRLTQEITLMKEKLDGENRMDTLENNSVSNLEQADNEAV, encoded by the coding sequence ATGATAATGAATATTTACTTGTTCTCTGTTATTTTCAGTATCATGTTTTTGTTAATCGTTGTTGAGCTTGTGAGAAAAAATAAGCTGTCGGAAAAATATTCGTTGCTTTGGATTTTTTTCGGTGTGGTAATTTTAATGTTATCGGTATCACCTGTCTCTATAGAGAAGATATCCATGTTAATTAACATAAAATATGCTCCGTCAGTATTATTTGTTTTCGGGCTGCTCTTTTTAATTTTATATTCGTTGCAGATAACCATAGTAGTTTCAAATCAGTCAAAAAGAATAATTCGATTGACTCAGGAAATAACATTGATGAAAGAAAAGTTGGATGGGGAGAATAGAATGGACACTTTAGAGAATAATTCAGTTTCAAATCTTGAACAGGCGGATAATGAAGCGGTATAG
- a CDS encoding glycosyltransferase family 2 protein, whose amino-acid sequence MNAINTWNKKILVIVPAFNEEKSISKVINNLFNSGHNIDLVVVDDGSYDNTSKIAEDYGVKVLKLPYNLGIGGAVQTGYLYAKVNNYDIAIQLDGDGQHDPAYLGDLIAPLLDGHADMVIGSRYVKKTGYNSKLSRRIGMVFFSGLVTLLTGNPIKDTTSGFRAVNRKILEYFADKYPSDYPEVDVLIRLHKKGFKVMEIPVEMNERQGGTSSITPFKSAYYMIKVSIVLLINSIRSGALS is encoded by the coding sequence ATGAATGCAATAAATACATGGAATAAAAAAATATTGGTTATAGTACCTGCTTTTAATGAAGAAAAAAGCATTTCAAAAGTGATAAACAACTTGTTTAACTCAGGTCATAATATTGATCTTGTAGTTGTAGATGACGGCTCATATGATAATACCTCAAAGATTGCAGAGGATTATGGTGTGAAGGTTTTAAAGCTTCCGTATAACCTTGGAATCGGAGGTGCTGTGCAAACAGGCTATCTTTATGCAAAGGTGAATAATTACGATATAGCAATTCAATTGGATGGGGATGGACAACATGATCCTGCTTATTTAGGTGATCTGATAGCCCCTTTGCTAGATGGTCATGCAGATATGGTAATAGGGTCAAGGTATGTGAAGAAGACCGGCTATAATTCAAAGTTATCAAGGCGCATTGGGATGGTGTTTTTTTCAGGGCTGGTTACTCTTCTTACCGGAAACCCCATTAAGGATACTACATCGGGGTTTAGGGCTGTAAATCGGAAAATACTCGAATACTTTGCGGATAAGTATCCCTCCGATTACCCTGAGGTGGATGTTTTGATAAGACTTCATAAAAAGGGATTTAAAGTTATGGAGATCCCAGTAGAAATGAATGAAAGACAAGGGGGAACCTCTTCCATCACACCCTTTAAATCTGCCTATTACATGATTAAGGTGAGTATTGTATTATTGATTAATTCTATCAGATCGGGTGCTTTGTCATGA
- a CDS encoding LytR/AlgR family response regulator transcription factor, whose translation MMVDDEEWCLKELSDILYEVDGIEIIGTYSIAVEAMEAAIREGTDIIFVDVQMPGMSGLDLALALKRRLKMVYIVLMSEKECFARNGFDIGVEDYILKPLRKDRILKALERAG comes from the coding sequence ATGATGGTGGATGATGAGGAATGGTGCCTGAAGGAACTATCCGACATTCTATACGAAGTAGATGGGATAGAAATAATAGGCACATATTCCATAGCAGTAGAAGCGATGGAAGCAGCCATCAGGGAAGGAACTGACATCATATTTGTAGATGTTCAGATGCCAGGTATGTCTGGGTTGGACCTTGCACTGGCTTTGAAAAGGCGATTGAAGATGGTTTATATTGTACTGATGTCGGAAAAGGAATGCTTTGCCCGGAACGGCTTTGATATTGGGGTAGAGGACTACATACTGAAGCCGCTCCGAAAGGATAGGATTTTGAAAGCACTGGAAAGAGCAGGTTAA